The Cohnella abietis genome has a segment encoding these proteins:
- a CDS encoding ABC transporter substrate-binding protein, giving the protein MKALKKSVSMLLTAVLTVVLLAACSNNSSNESAPSKEPQSSATGQSATNADEYTVKIVFVGPATSEAIKEVAAAASAITKEKFNTNIELVRLDYGSFQQGVNLMFSGNEQFDLMPNFAFNTATAANSGQILDLDDLLAKKGKDLLEQISDEDWRAMTVGGKIYAVPNNKEKAQGYGIAMATEMLEGIGYDASTIKSQDDLEELFKAIKAKYPTVHPLVSDNGLMGQMPVTKDDLGYDFGVLENGLDASNTTVVNWFASETYKKQVELRYKWAKQGLIMPDASTNTESAGSLIGAGKGFSAFTNTKPGIEAEWQRKAGKPMTVVELVKPFSTTSGVSNQWYISYTSKKPERAMEVLNEMYINPELADILVNGIEGKHYVKDTTAGVLSYPEGVDASNTSYSSVAWAWLNELITTPWEADGASIWKDTIAFNESASPSVAKGFMWNNSNVLNEITASNNVIAKFANAIESGMLDPATTLPKFVQELNDAGVQKIVDEKQLQLNKWLEENK; this is encoded by the coding sequence ATGAAAGCGCTTAAGAAATCGGTTTCAATGCTCCTAACTGCTGTGCTTACGGTAGTACTATTGGCGGCATGCAGCAACAATTCGTCTAACGAGTCAGCGCCTTCCAAGGAGCCACAGAGCTCAGCTACCGGACAGTCTGCTACAAATGCCGATGAGTACACGGTAAAAATCGTATTTGTTGGACCAGCAACAAGTGAAGCTATTAAAGAAGTGGCAGCAGCAGCGTCTGCTATTACGAAAGAAAAGTTCAATACGAATATTGAACTCGTTCGTCTGGATTATGGTTCCTTCCAGCAGGGAGTTAACCTAATGTTCTCCGGCAATGAGCAATTTGATCTGATGCCTAACTTTGCATTCAACACGGCAACCGCTGCTAACAGCGGCCAAATCCTAGACTTGGACGACCTGCTTGCCAAAAAAGGTAAAGACCTGTTGGAGCAGATCAGTGACGAAGACTGGCGTGCAATGACCGTTGGCGGCAAAATTTACGCTGTGCCTAACAATAAAGAAAAAGCACAGGGCTATGGTATCGCTATGGCTACTGAAATGTTGGAAGGCATTGGCTATGATGCATCGACAATCAAATCACAAGATGATCTTGAAGAGCTCTTTAAAGCCATTAAGGCTAAGTATCCAACTGTTCATCCACTCGTTTCGGACAATGGCCTAATGGGTCAAATGCCCGTGACCAAGGATGACTTGGGATATGATTTCGGAGTTCTAGAGAATGGATTAGATGCGTCCAATACAACTGTAGTTAACTGGTTTGCGAGCGAAACCTACAAAAAGCAAGTAGAGCTCCGCTACAAGTGGGCGAAGCAAGGACTCATTATGCCTGACGCTTCTACTAACACTGAAAGTGCTGGCAGCCTAATCGGCGCTGGCAAAGGTTTTTCTGCCTTTACGAACACGAAGCCAGGTATAGAGGCAGAATGGCAGCGTAAGGCGGGTAAGCCAATGACAGTTGTTGAATTAGTTAAGCCATTCTCGACAACCTCCGGCGTTTCCAACCAGTGGTATATCTCTTATACGAGTAAAAAGCCTGAACGTGCGATGGAAGTGCTCAATGAAATGTACATCAACCCTGAGCTAGCTGACATTTTGGTTAATGGAATTGAAGGCAAGCACTACGTTAAAGACACTACTGCTGGAGTTCTGTCCTACCCAGAGGGAGTGGATGCATCTAATACATCCTACTCTAGCGTTGCATGGGCTTGGCTGAACGAGCTGATCACTACCCCATGGGAAGCTGATGGAGCGAGTATTTGGAAAGATACAATCGCGTTTAATGAATCTGCGTCCCCCTCTGTAGCTAAGGGCTTTATGTGGAACAATTCTAATGTCCTTAATGAGATTACAGCTAGCAACAACGTCATCGCTAAATTCGCTAATGCGATAGAAAGCGGCATGCTTGATCCGGCAACGACGCTTCCTAAGTTTGTTCAGGAGTTAAATGATGCGGGCGTGCAAAAAATCGTTGATGAAAAACAGCTGCAGCTTAACAAATGGTTAGAAGAAAACAAGTAA